In Lineus longissimus chromosome 7, tnLinLong1.2, whole genome shotgun sequence, a genomic segment contains:
- the LOC135490865 gene encoding transcription factor VBP-like, producing the protein MLSVLSQYSLMEQQTTERPFKAYPRTPVTIPSQTYSGTIPSSFYNAYPSTTHNSMSRHDSFMPMSVNTQMSATHTTSLAGQGPTHPSQQNQQSLRDMQSRMSCFQNNMQLNPTYMDISGNFKKESEDSAALGGPVGQEIPIPSGSVSTSADSTSKAQNAELDVLKDTQAGNCSDGSSSAEGDMSGIMVPPKKRPHSSVVDDHMAMRHMEPSNLTEEMKDGGYWEKRKKNNESAKRSRDARRMKEEQIALRVVYLEQENLQLRTEVSLLRSEIEKLRCMLYNG; encoded by the coding sequence ATGTTAAGTGTACTCTCCCAATACAGTCTAATGGAACAGCAAACGACAGAGAGACCATTCAAGGCCTACCCGCGTACACCAGTCACCATACCCTCACAAACCTATTCCGGGACAATCCCGAGTTCATTCTACAACGCCTACCCGTCGACGACACATAACAGCATGTCACGTCACGACTCGTTCATGCCAATGTCCGTGAACACGCAGATGAGCGCGACCCACACGACCAGTCTCGCTGGACAGGGCCCGACCCATCCCAGTCAGCAGAACCAACAGAGTTTACGCGACATGCAATCACGGATGTCTTGTTTCCAGAACAATATGCAACTGAACCCGACTTATATGGACATATCGGGGAATTTCAAAAAGGAGAGCGAGGATTCTGCAGCGCTTGGGGGACCTGTTGGGCAGGAGATACCAATACCGTCAGGGTCTGTTTCGACCAGTGCCGACAGCACAAGTAAGGCACAGAACGCCGAATTGGACGTCCTGAAGGACACACAGGCCGGGAATTGTAGCGACGGTAGTAGCAGTGCCGAGGGTGATATGAGTGGAATCATGGTTCCTCCGAAGAAACGCCCACACTCGAGTGTCGTCGACGATCATATGGCCATGCGACATATGGAACCATCGAATTTAACCGAAGAGATGAAGGATGGTGGATATTGGGAGAAACGGAAGAAGAATAACGAATCGGCAAAGCGATCCCGCGACGCACGACGCATGAAGGAGGAACAAATCGCTCTGCGGGTCGTCTATCTGGAACAGGAGAATCTACAACTCCGAACCGAGGTATCGCTTCTCCGGAGCGAGATTGAGAAATTGCGATGCATGCTTTACAACGGATAA